A genome region from Zetaproteobacteria bacterium includes the following:
- the merF gene encoding mercury resistance system transport protein MerF, producing the protein MRPATLLKIGLVGAGVSAVCCFTPLLVVLFSALGLAAWSTHLDVVLQPSLLFFILLTIYGVYRQGMATGKPGRRSEGGSS; encoded by the coding sequence ATGAGGCCTGCGACCTTGCTGAAGATCGGCCTCGTCGGGGCGGGGGTTTCCGCCGTCTGTTGCTTCACCCCGCTGCTGGTCGTGCTCTTCTCCGCGCTGGGATTGGCGGCGTGGAGCACCCATCTCGACGTCGTGCTGCAGCCATCGCTTCTCTTCTTCATCCTGCTCACCATCTACGGTGTCTACCGGCAGGGGATGGCGACCGGCAAGCCCGGTCGTCGTTCGGAAGGGGGCTCCTCGTGA